A part of Citrifermentans bremense genomic DNA contains:
- a CDS encoding nitrite/sulfite reductase, with translation MTVEKNLRLEGIYPQRQKEFYMQRVKLPAGIVSAEQALKVAQLAERFARGVVHLTTRGSIELHWLTEGDLEYVAGQLAQVGLYNRGACGGAVRGVVCGSLSAAGAPALEALVRRIHRHFTGNARFEKLPKKFKVGVEADVSSGRHLIQDLGLVPAASGEPSRFDVWAAGGLGREPIPGFLLARDVAEDALIPLIERVAKVYEAHTPAGKRLKHLIREIGQDEFRLRVLGELEEVSSAPTLTGSLVPVPADASGRLVAHVFAGELPCAGLAALAEIARKHCGGILMITGDQNVVLHLVDGGERDEAVAALAAAGFAGESTRERVTFRVCPGTHECIMGLAPTREVAAAVVEEMGEEALGLTWAISGCPNCCAQPQLSQAGIVASRLVTDPAGRAPRFDLYRSGAGPFAEPVQQGLTLPQLLAEVKKI, from the coding sequence ATGACTGTGGAGAAGAACCTGCGCCTTGAGGGGATTTACCCCCAGCGCCAGAAGGAATTTTACATGCAGCGGGTGAAGCTTCCCGCCGGGATCGTATCCGCGGAACAGGCACTGAAGGTGGCGCAACTGGCAGAGCGCTTCGCCAGGGGGGTGGTGCATCTGACCACCAGGGGGAGCATCGAGCTGCATTGGCTCACCGAGGGGGACCTGGAGTACGTGGCGGGGCAGCTGGCGCAGGTCGGGCTCTACAACCGGGGCGCCTGCGGCGGCGCGGTGCGCGGCGTCGTTTGCGGCAGCCTGTCGGCGGCCGGCGCTCCCGCGCTTGAAGCTTTGGTGCGTCGCATCCACCGGCATTTCACCGGCAACGCTCGCTTCGAGAAGCTCCCCAAGAAGTTCAAGGTCGGGGTGGAGGCGGACGTCTCCAGCGGCAGGCACCTGATTCAGGACCTGGGGCTCGTGCCGGCGGCGTCGGGGGAACCATCCCGTTTCGACGTCTGGGCTGCCGGCGGCCTCGGCCGCGAACCGATCCCCGGTTTCCTTTTGGCCCGGGACGTGGCCGAGGATGCGTTGATACCGCTGATCGAGCGGGTGGCAAAGGTCTACGAGGCGCACACCCCGGCGGGCAAGCGTCTGAAGCACCTGATACGCGAGATCGGGCAGGACGAGTTCCGGCTGAGGGTGTTGGGGGAGCTCGAGGAGGTTTCCAGCGCGCCGACCTTGACCGGGAGCCTCGTCCCCGTGCCGGCGGATGCCTCGGGTCGCCTGGTGGCGCACGTGTTCGCCGGGGAGCTTCCCTGCGCAGGGCTCGCCGCGCTCGCGGAAATCGCCCGGAAGCATTGCGGCGGGATCTTGATGATTACCGGGGACCAGAACGTGGTGCTGCACCTGGTCGATGGCGGGGAGCGCGATGAGGCGGTCGCCGCCCTGGCCGCGGCGGGGTTTGCGGGGGAAAGCACCAGGGAGAGAGTAACCTTCAGGGTCTGCCCTGGGACCCACGAGTGCATCATGGGGCTCGCGCCTACCCGCGAGGTCGCGGCGGCCGTGGTGGAAGAGATGGGGGAGGAGGCGCTAGGCCTTACCTGGGCCATTTCCGGCTGCCCCAACTGCTGCGCCCAGCCCCAGCTGTCGCAGGCTGGGATCGTCGCCTCGCGCCTCGTTACCGACCCGGCGGGGCGCGCGCCGCGCTTCGACCTGTACCGCTCGGGCGCAGGCCCGTTTGCCGAGCCGGTGCAGCAGGGGCTCACCCTGCCGCAGCTTTTGGCTGAGGTGAAGAAGATCTAA
- a CDS encoding EVE domain-containing protein, translating into MPNYWLFKSEPSSFSLEDLKHRPGATEHWDGVRNYQARNYLRDEVQVGDLVLFYHSNIAEPAVVGIAEVVRAGYPDFTAFDPESKYFDPGSKPEKPTWYMVDVKFVRELPRPVTLAELKTVPELSDMALLNRSRLSIQPVRKEEWDRILKLAAIH; encoded by the coding sequence ATGCCCAACTACTGGCTATTCAAGTCCGAGCCCTCCAGCTTCTCGCTGGAGGACCTGAAGCACCGCCCCGGCGCAACCGAGCATTGGGACGGCGTGCGCAACTACCAGGCGCGAAACTACCTGCGCGATGAGGTGCAGGTAGGCGACCTGGTGCTTTTCTATCACAGCAACATAGCCGAGCCCGCGGTAGTGGGGATCGCAGAGGTGGTAAGGGCGGGGTACCCCGACTTCACCGCCTTCGATCCCGAAAGCAAATACTTCGACCCCGGCAGCAAACCGGAAAAGCCGACCTGGTACATGGTGGACGTGAAATTCGTCCGCGAGCTGCCGCGCCCGGTGACCCTGGCGGAGCTGAAGACGGTGCCGGAGCTCTCCGACATGGCGCTTTTGAACCGGAGCCGCCTCTCGATCCAGCCGGTCCGCAAGGAAGAATGGGACCGGATACTGAAACTGGCCGCAATCCACTAG
- a CDS encoding CopD family protein → MKIVITLILFALFSWHVLPCSATEQYAAQTGKSCSACHVDPSGGGELTALGEAFSVRHTLPDASPSAAPAQPSGLAPAAKLFRFAIGYLHMITAILWFGTILYVHLVLKPAYAAGGLPRGEVRVGVMSMVVMGITGAVLTHYRVTSWDMLLHTRFGVLLIVKISLYLVMVLSAAYVVLFIGPKLKAKRREPAAPPLGGDLTIDELASCDGKEGRPVWFAYQGKIYDATASRLWKQGVHMGRHNAGEDLTEALKLAPHGSDKVAAMPAVGALVAHADRKAPLHERVFFFMAYMNLSIVFLVVLILALWRWA, encoded by the coding sequence ATGAAAATCGTCATCACCCTGATACTGTTCGCGCTTTTCTCCTGGCATGTTCTTCCCTGCAGTGCCACAGAGCAGTACGCGGCGCAGACAGGCAAGAGCTGTTCCGCCTGCCACGTCGACCCTTCGGGTGGAGGCGAACTTACCGCCTTGGGGGAAGCTTTCTCCGTCCGGCACACCTTGCCCGACGCCTCGCCCAGCGCAGCGCCCGCCCAGCCCAGCGGTCTCGCCCCCGCAGCCAAGCTTTTCCGCTTCGCAATCGGGTACCTCCACATGATCACCGCCATCCTCTGGTTCGGCACCATCCTTTACGTGCACCTGGTGTTGAAGCCTGCCTACGCCGCCGGCGGCCTGCCGCGGGGAGAGGTCCGGGTGGGGGTCATGTCCATGGTGGTCATGGGGATTACCGGAGCAGTTCTCACTCACTACCGCGTAACCTCTTGGGATATGCTGCTGCATACCCGCTTCGGGGTGCTCCTCATCGTCAAGATATCCCTGTACCTGGTCATGGTCCTCTCCGCGGCCTACGTGGTGCTCTTCATCGGCCCGAAGCTCAAGGCCAAGCGGAGGGAACCGGCGGCGCCACCGCTCGGGGGGGATCTCACCATTGACGAACTGGCCTCGTGCGACGGCAAGGAGGGGCGTCCCGTGTGGTTCGCCTACCAGGGGAAGATCTACGACGCCACCGCGAGCAGGCTGTGGAAGCAGGGGGTGCACATGGGGCGGCACAACGCCGGCGAAGACCTCACCGAAGCGCTCAAACTCGCCCCCCACGGTTCGGACAAGGTAGCCGCCATGCCTGCGGTAGGAGCCCTCGTGGCGCACGCCGATCGCAAGGCGCCGCTGCACGAACGCGTTTTCTTCTTCATGGCCTACATGAATCTCAGCATCGTCTTTTTGGTGGTGCTGATCCTTGCCCTTTGGCGCTGGGCCTAG
- the polX gene encoding DNA polymerase/3'-5' exonuclease PolX: MKNREIARIFSEIADILDLKEGNIFKIRAYRRAALNLEGFSRDLAQLSHKELLEIPGVGADLAARIEEYLQTGTMAVYEELKQEVPAGVFALLAIPDLGPKTAKAIYDALQVASIEELEKAALEHRLIGIKGIKQKTEENILKGIAAVKRGRERQPLGRMLPAAQDLVEALKERAPLERVEVAGSIRRRRDSIKDIDIVATSPDPAAVMAAFVDLPQVHDVIMRGPTRASVTIREGVQVDLRVVDPASYGAALAYLTGSQAHNVRLREMAQKRGMKINEYGIFREEDNQRLGGENEEDIYRLLDLAFVPPVLREDRGEIEAALLGKLPHLVSQADIRGDLHVHSRWSDGAHPISELVEAARQRGLSYLAVTDHSQGLGVARGLTVERLREQAAEIKELNRELKGFRVLHGTEMDILGDGALDFPDEVLKDLDIVVASIHSGFNNSKEVMTARIVAAMRNPYVSIIAHPTGRIIGEREGYQIDMDEVLRVAKETGTALEINAYPMRLDLEDKHVRRAKELGIMIAVNTDTHAKLQFDFLPYGISVAQRGWLEPADVLNTLEPDQLLKKLREKRKMVKG, from the coding sequence ATGAAAAACAGGGAAATCGCACGGATCTTTTCCGAGATCGCGGACATCCTGGATCTCAAGGAAGGAAATATCTTCAAGATCAGGGCTTACCGGCGCGCGGCACTCAACCTGGAAGGCTTCAGCCGCGACCTGGCGCAGCTCTCCCACAAGGAACTCCTGGAGATCCCGGGGGTGGGGGCGGATCTCGCGGCAAGGATCGAGGAGTACCTGCAAACCGGGACCATGGCGGTCTACGAGGAGTTGAAGCAGGAGGTCCCGGCCGGAGTCTTCGCGCTCTTGGCCATCCCGGACCTGGGGCCCAAGACCGCGAAGGCGATCTACGACGCCCTGCAGGTCGCGAGCATCGAGGAGCTGGAGAAGGCCGCCCTGGAACACAGGCTCATCGGCATCAAGGGGATCAAGCAGAAGACGGAGGAAAACATCCTCAAGGGGATAGCGGCGGTGAAGCGCGGACGCGAGCGCCAGCCGCTTGGACGCATGCTCCCAGCGGCGCAGGACCTGGTGGAAGCCCTCAAAGAGCGGGCCCCGCTGGAACGGGTCGAGGTGGCGGGAAGCATCAGGAGGCGCAGGGACAGCATCAAGGATATCGACATAGTCGCCACCTCACCCGATCCCGCCGCCGTCATGGCGGCTTTCGTTGATCTTCCGCAGGTGCACGACGTCATCATGCGCGGCCCGACCCGGGCCAGCGTCACCATCCGCGAGGGGGTGCAGGTGGATCTCCGGGTGGTGGATCCTGCCTCCTACGGCGCCGCCTTAGCCTACCTGACCGGCAGCCAGGCGCACAACGTCCGCTTGCGGGAGATGGCCCAGAAGCGGGGGATGAAGATCAACGAATACGGCATCTTCCGCGAGGAGGACAACCAGCGCCTGGGGGGCGAGAACGAGGAAGACATCTATCGCCTCTTGGATTTGGCCTTTGTTCCGCCGGTGCTGCGTGAGGACCGCGGCGAGATCGAGGCTGCGCTTCTGGGCAAGCTGCCGCACCTGGTGAGCCAGGCCGATATCAGGGGAGACCTCCACGTTCACTCCAGGTGGAGCGACGGCGCCCACCCCATCTCGGAGCTGGTGGAGGCGGCAAGGCAGCGGGGGCTTTCTTACCTGGCCGTCACCGATCATTCCCAAGGGCTGGGGGTAGCCCGCGGTCTCACGGTGGAGCGGCTTCGGGAACAGGCCGCCGAGATAAAGGAACTGAACCGGGAGCTGAAGGGTTTCCGGGTCCTGCACGGCACGGAGATGGACATCCTGGGGGACGGGGCGCTCGATTTTCCCGACGAGGTGCTGAAGGATCTCGACATCGTGGTCGCATCGATCCATTCCGGGTTCAACAACTCGAAGGAAGTCATGACCGCGCGCATCGTGGCCGCCATGCGCAACCCCTACGTCTCTATCATCGCCCATCCCACCGGGCGCATCATCGGAGAGAGGGAAGGGTACCAGATCGACATGGACGAGGTGCTGCGGGTAGCGAAGGAAACCGGAACCGCCCTGGAGATAAACGCCTACCCGATGCGGCTGGACCTGGAAGACAAGCACGTGCGCCGGGCCAAGGAGCTTGGAATCATGATCGCGGTAAATACCGATACCCACGCAAAGCTGCAATTCGATTTCCTACCCTATGGCATATCGGTCGCCCAGCGCGGTTGGCTTGAGCCTGCGGATGTGCTGAACACGCTGGAGCCCGACCAGTTGCTGAAGAAGCTCAGGGAGAAGAGGAAGATGGTCAAGGGATAG
- a CDS encoding sensor domain-containing diguanylate cyclase — protein sequence MKQLRIFPKSSPDRNPDALLRLFVVIALVSTFVIISVAGLVFVEVLQRHVIRNAEEDAIKVSSALLATDRRRLTSRQPDGSLKVVVAPADLPEMDRHFRRFLSPFDIVKIKIYSADSRIVYSTEPALIGKVDSHNSRLDHALDGLFDSKLERKEEVKDLASESKFNVDVVETYIPIWDNGRVIGSFEVYIDVTKYRDDTANTAALALGAVAGLLIIVFGISYFLIRRGTREIKEIQEVLTKQTMTDALTGTFNKSQIELLACKEFDRCSRRKEKGHSDADLGFIMIDIDRFKEVNDSYGHLAGDVLLQQFAARITRSLRSYDSIGRFGGEEFLVMLPGSDLEQTRMVAQKIWSLLRDEPYLVEGEEITLTASLGAAAVKEGDPDLLHVLKRADQRLYAAKSAGRDRVV from the coding sequence GTGAAGCAACTCCGCATCTTCCCCAAGAGCAGCCCCGACAGAAACCCCGACGCACTGCTGCGCCTCTTCGTCGTCATCGCGCTGGTTTCCACCTTCGTCATCATCTCCGTTGCGGGCCTGGTCTTCGTGGAGGTGCTGCAGCGGCACGTGATCCGCAACGCCGAGGAAGATGCCATAAAGGTCAGCAGCGCCCTCCTGGCCACCGATCGGCGACGCCTTACCTCCAGACAGCCCGACGGCAGCTTGAAAGTCGTCGTCGCTCCGGCCGACCTGCCGGAGATGGACCGGCATTTCAGGAGGTTCCTCTCCCCGTTCGACATCGTAAAGATCAAGATCTACTCCGCCGACAGCAGGATCGTCTACAGCACCGAGCCGGCATTGATCGGCAAGGTCGACAGCCACAACTCCCGGCTGGACCACGCCCTGGACGGGCTCTTCGATTCCAAGCTCGAGCGCAAGGAAGAGGTGAAGGACCTGGCCTCGGAGTCGAAGTTCAACGTCGACGTGGTGGAGACGTACATCCCGATCTGGGACAACGGCAGGGTGATAGGTAGTTTCGAGGTCTACATCGACGTCACCAAGTACCGTGACGACACCGCCAATACTGCGGCGCTGGCGCTCGGCGCAGTGGCCGGCCTCCTGATAATCGTATTCGGCATCTCCTACTTCCTGATTCGGCGCGGGACCCGGGAGATCAAGGAGATCCAGGAGGTGCTTACGAAGCAGACCATGACCGATGCCCTCACCGGGACCTTCAACAAGAGCCAGATCGAGCTCCTTGCCTGCAAGGAGTTCGACCGCTGCTCCCGCAGGAAAGAGAAAGGGCACTCGGACGCGGATCTGGGCTTCATCATGATCGACATCGACCGCTTCAAGGAAGTAAACGACAGCTACGGCCATCTGGCGGGCGATGTCCTGCTGCAGCAGTTCGCGGCGAGGATCACCCGTTCCCTGCGCAGTTACGATTCCATCGGGCGCTTTGGCGGCGAAGAGTTCCTGGTGATGCTCCCGGGCTCCGATCTCGAACAGACGCGGATGGTCGCGCAAAAGATCTGGTCCCTGCTCCGGGATGAGCCGTACCTGGTCGAAGGGGAGGAGATCACCCTCACGGCGAGCCTTGGGGCCGCCGCCGTAAAAGAGGGGGACCCCGACCTGCTGCATGTCCTCAAGCGGGCGGACCAAAGGCTCTACGCCGCTAAGAGCGCCGGACGTGACCGCGTAGTCTGA
- the corA gene encoding magnesium/cobalt transporter CorA, whose amino-acid sequence MSIKKRSKKAGLAPGTLIHMGRAKSGATRIDLVEYDESHVEARPVESIDRCLVKKPLPTVTWVNVDGLADLEVLRHFGSCYGIHPLVLEDILATDQRPKAADYGEYLYVVLKMITLDGESGELRSEQVSLVLGQNYLISFQEGIEGDVFEQVRSRLNNEQARLRSMGPDFLLHALLDVIVDHYFLVLEQLADRIEDIEDELIGNPTPATVQSIYQLKRQMLFLHKALWPLREVASGLQRRDSQLIRDTTVIYLRDLYDHTVQVLDTLETLREMLSGMLDIYLSSVSNRLNEVMKVLTIIATIFMPLSFLVGLYGMNFKYMPELEWHYGYFMVLLLSAVIGGGMLIYFKKRRWI is encoded by the coding sequence ATGTCGATAAAGAAGCGCTCGAAGAAAGCGGGACTTGCCCCCGGAACCCTGATCCACATGGGGCGCGCCAAAAGCGGCGCCACCCGTATCGACCTGGTCGAATACGACGAGTCGCACGTTGAGGCGCGGCCGGTCGAGTCGATAGACCGATGCCTGGTGAAAAAACCGCTCCCCACGGTGACCTGGGTCAACGTGGACGGGCTTGCCGACCTGGAGGTGCTGCGGCACTTCGGCAGTTGCTACGGAATCCACCCACTGGTGCTGGAGGACATCCTCGCCACCGACCAAAGGCCCAAGGCTGCGGACTACGGGGAATACCTGTACGTGGTCCTCAAGATGATCACGCTCGATGGCGAGAGCGGTGAGTTGAGGTCGGAACAGGTGAGCCTGGTTCTGGGGCAGAACTACTTGATTTCGTTTCAGGAGGGGATTGAGGGGGATGTCTTCGAGCAGGTCAGGAGCAGGCTGAACAACGAACAAGCGCGGCTGCGCAGCATGGGTCCCGATTTCCTGCTGCATGCCCTTCTCGACGTCATAGTGGACCATTACTTCCTGGTGCTGGAGCAACTGGCCGACCGCATCGAGGACATCGAGGACGAGCTGATCGGGAACCCGACGCCGGCAACGGTTCAGTCCATCTACCAATTGAAGCGGCAGATGCTGTTCCTGCACAAGGCTTTGTGGCCGCTGCGCGAGGTAGCGAGCGGCCTGCAGCGGCGCGACTCGCAGCTGATCAGGGACACAACCGTCATCTACCTGAGGGATCTCTACGACCACACCGTACAAGTGCTGGACACCCTGGAGACCCTGCGCGAGATGCTCTCCGGGATGCTGGACATCTACCTTTCTAGCGTATCCAACCGTCTGAACGAGGTGATGAAGGTGCTGACCATCATCGCCACCATCTTCATGCCCCTCTCCTTTCTTGTCGGGCTGTACGGCATGAACTTCAAATACATGCCCGAGTTGGAATGGCACTACGGTTACTTCATGGTGCTGCTTCTCTCCGCCGTGATCGGCGGAGGGATGCTGATCTATTTCAAAAAGAGGCGATGGATATAA
- the pepN gene encoding aminopeptidase N, translating to MHTCQHQTVYQKDYAAPDYLVETVELSFDLDPDLTRVVSRLKIRSNHDRAGGVRPLVLDGEELTLVSLKLDGVELEPYRYQAGEGTLTVNDPPESFVLEVTTEISPKANTALSGLYASGPMLCTQCEAEGFRRITYFTDRPDVMAVYTVTLRADKSSCPVLLANGNLVEKGDLPDGRHFATWHDPFKKPSYLFAVVAGDLAHIPGSFTTMSGRQVNLEIYVEEKNRGKCDHALRSLIEAMRWDEEQFGREYDLDTYMVVAVDDFNMGAMENKGLNVFNSRYVLASPETATDDDYQAIEEVIGHEYFHNWTGNRITCRDWFQLSLKEGLTIFRDQEFSADMQSRPVKRIADVRLLRSSQFPEDAGPLAHPVRPDSYVEINNFYSMTVYHKGGEVIRMLQTLLGREAFRAGMDLYFERHDGQAVRVDEFVQAMADAGKRDLSQFMRWYNQSGTPVLTVSDDFEPASGVYTLTVTQSCPPTPGQPEKEPFHIPLAMGLLDRQGRELPLQLEGEKSPGATTRVLELRQETQSFRFTGVGSKPVPSLLRNFSAPVKLVYPYSEDDLTLLMTSDSDPFVRWEAGQVQAVQLIMGLVREIQAERAPAVPETFIRSFATLLTDKRQDRAFLAEALTLPTESYLAEQMEVIDPAAIREARELVRTTVGERLREELVAAREACAPKSPYHPDDGLAGCRRLKNLCLSYLMAPGSREAVGMAMEQFRGADNMTDSLGALATLAGCDCPERDEALEAFYRKWRDDRGVIDKWFSLQATSRLPQTLDRVLELLEHPDFDIRNPNRVRSLVGAFSQANQVRFHDAEGRGYRFLGDQILRLNGINPQIAARMLTPFSRWRRFDAGRQELMKKELERILAEPDLARDVYELAAKSL from the coding sequence ATGCATACCTGCCAGCACCAGACCGTTTACCAAAAAGATTACGCCGCGCCCGATTACCTCGTGGAGACAGTGGAGCTCTCCTTCGATCTCGACCCGGACCTCACCCGTGTGGTTTCGAGGCTCAAGATCCGCTCGAACCACGACCGGGCCGGCGGCGTCCGGCCGCTGGTGCTGGACGGGGAGGAATTGACCCTGGTTTCACTCAAGCTGGACGGGGTCGAGCTGGAGCCTTATCGCTACCAGGCAGGCGAGGGCACGCTCACCGTGAACGATCCGCCGGAGAGCTTCGTGCTCGAGGTGACAACCGAGATCAGCCCGAAGGCGAACACGGCGCTCTCCGGGCTCTACGCCTCGGGTCCCATGCTCTGCACCCAGTGCGAGGCGGAAGGGTTCCGCCGCATCACCTACTTCACCGACCGTCCCGACGTCATGGCGGTCTACACCGTCACCCTCAGGGCCGACAAGAGCTCCTGCCCAGTGCTTTTGGCCAACGGCAACCTGGTGGAGAAAGGTGATTTACCCGACGGGCGGCATTTCGCCACCTGGCACGACCCGTTCAAAAAGCCGAGTTACCTCTTCGCCGTGGTGGCAGGGGACCTGGCCCATATTCCCGGGAGCTTCACCACCATGAGCGGGCGCCAGGTCAACCTGGAGATCTACGTCGAGGAGAAGAACCGGGGGAAGTGCGACCACGCGCTCAGGTCGCTCATCGAGGCCATGCGCTGGGACGAGGAGCAATTCGGGCGCGAGTACGACCTCGACACCTACATGGTCGTAGCCGTCGACGACTTCAACATGGGGGCCATGGAGAACAAGGGGTTGAACGTCTTCAACTCCCGCTATGTCCTCGCCAGCCCCGAAACCGCCACCGACGACGACTACCAGGCGATCGAGGAAGTGATCGGGCACGAGTACTTCCACAACTGGACCGGCAACCGTATTACCTGCCGCGACTGGTTCCAGCTCTCCTTAAAGGAAGGACTCACCATCTTCCGGGACCAGGAGTTCTCCGCCGACATGCAGTCGCGCCCGGTGAAGAGGATCGCGGACGTGAGGCTTCTGCGCTCCTCCCAGTTCCCCGAGGACGCGGGGCCGCTGGCCCACCCGGTCCGCCCCGACTCCTACGTGGAAATCAACAACTTCTACAGCATGACCGTCTACCACAAGGGGGGCGAGGTGATCAGGATGCTGCAGACCCTCCTGGGGCGCGAGGCGTTCCGCGCCGGGATGGACCTGTACTTCGAGCGGCACGACGGCCAGGCGGTCCGGGTGGACGAATTCGTCCAGGCCATGGCCGACGCCGGTAAGCGCGACCTCTCCCAGTTCATGCGCTGGTACAACCAGTCCGGCACCCCGGTCCTCACCGTGAGCGACGACTTCGAGCCGGCAAGCGGCGTCTACACGCTGACCGTTACGCAGAGCTGCCCCCCCACTCCGGGTCAGCCGGAGAAGGAGCCGTTCCACATACCGCTCGCCATGGGGCTTTTGGACCGGCAGGGGCGCGAGCTGCCGCTGCAGCTTGAGGGAGAGAAGAGCCCGGGCGCGACCACCCGTGTGCTGGAGCTGCGCCAGGAGACGCAGAGTTTCCGCTTCACCGGGGTCGGGTCGAAGCCGGTGCCGTCGCTCTTGCGCAACTTCTCCGCGCCGGTGAAGCTCGTCTACCCCTACAGCGAAGACGACCTCACCCTGTTGATGACCAGCGACAGCGATCCCTTCGTACGCTGGGAGGCGGGTCAGGTGCAGGCGGTGCAGTTGATCATGGGGCTGGTGCGGGAGATCCAGGCAGAGAGAGCACCGGCGGTGCCGGAAACCTTCATCCGCTCCTTCGCGACGCTTCTTACCGACAAACGGCAGGACCGCGCTTTCCTGGCCGAGGCTCTCACGCTGCCGACCGAGAGCTACCTCGCCGAGCAGATGGAGGTGATCGACCCGGCCGCGATACGTGAGGCACGGGAGCTGGTGCGCACGACTGTGGGCGAGCGGCTGCGGGAAGAGCTGGTGGCGGCGCGTGAAGCCTGCGCCCCCAAGTCCCCCTACCACCCGGACGACGGCCTCGCCGGTTGCCGCAGATTGAAAAACCTCTGCCTCTCCTACCTCATGGCGCCGGGGTCCCGGGAGGCGGTCGGCATGGCGATGGAGCAGTTCAGGGGTGCCGACAACATGACCGACAGCCTGGGCGCTCTTGCCACGCTGGCCGGCTGCGACTGCCCGGAGCGCGACGAGGCGCTGGAGGCGTTCTACCGTAAGTGGCGCGACGACCGCGGTGTCATCGACAAGTGGTTCAGCCTGCAGGCGACGTCCCGTCTGCCGCAGACGCTCGACCGGGTCCTCGAGCTCTTGGAGCATCCAGACTTCGACATCCGCAACCCGAACCGAGTCCGTTCCCTGGTGGGAGCGTTCAGCCAGGCAAACCAGGTCCGCTTCCACGATGCGGAGGGGAGGGGGTACCGGTTCCTGGGAGACCAGATCCTGCGCCTGAACGGCATCAACCCGCAGATCGCGGCCAGGATGCTGACCCCCTTCAGCCGCTGGCGGCGCTTCGACGCGGGGCGGCAGGAGCTGATGAAGAAAGAGCTGGAGAGGATTTTAGCCGAGCCGGACTTGGCGCGTGACGTCTACGAGCTCGCGGCGAAGAGCCTGTAG